One segment of Anomalospiza imberbis isolate Cuckoo-Finch-1a 21T00152 chromosome 2, ASM3175350v1, whole genome shotgun sequence DNA contains the following:
- the CCDC70 gene encoding LOW QUALITY PROTEIN: coiled-coil domain-containing protein 70 (The sequence of the model RefSeq protein was modified relative to this genomic sequence to represent the inferred CDS: substituted 3 bases at 3 genomic stop codons) translates to MAAAWKNLVFQEENQNFQQNNKVFILRTKSTIRRILSVYRQNKVLWEQNKILQKKHRDSSEETKNLEKQQKARQQNKALREEIKSLKGQEXTFALKGKALQQEILALXEKHKAFKDQFEALQEDNKAIQVEEKAVCEEKFPSVRRNLLCNKEFAPSNKKKALGGXEKALQEQHRDLHEWNKILQEKEQYNISKEPSA, encoded by the coding sequence AAGAATCTGGTCTTTCAAGAAGAGAATCaaaattttcagcaaaataacAAAGTTTTCATATTGAGAACAAAGTCTACTATCAGGAGAATCTTAAGTGTCTACAGACAGAACAAAGTCCTTTGGGAACAGAATAAAATCCTTCAAAAGAAGCATAGGGACTCTTCAGAGGAAACAAAGAACCTTGAGAAACAGCAAAAGGCTCGCCAACAAAATAAAGCCCTCAGAGAAGAGATTAAGTCTCTCAAAGGACAAGAATGAACATTTGCATTGAAGGGAAAAGCTCTTCAGCAAGAGATTTTAGCTTTATGAGAAAAACACAAAGCCTTCAAGGACCAGTTTGAAGCTCTTCAAGAGGACAACAAAGCCATTCAGGTGGAGGAAAAAGCTGTTTGTGAAGAAAAATTTCCCTCAGTTAGGAGAAATTTGCTCTGCAATAAGGAATTTGCCCCTTCAAATAAGAAAAAGGCCCTAGGAGGTTAGGAGAAAGCTCTCCAAGAACAGCACAGAGATCTCCATGAATGGAATAAGATACTTCAAGAGAAGGAACAATATAATATAAGTAAAGAACCAAGTGCTTAG